One stretch of Xiphophorus maculatus strain JP 163 A chromosome 19, X_maculatus-5.0-male, whole genome shotgun sequence DNA includes these proteins:
- the LOC102229847 gene encoding excitatory amino acid transporter 3-like yields the protein MGEHPSAKSFGIWDGIVSYMVSNLLVFTCLGSVALGVIIGVLVKTFDELQQVEELYLMFPIDILSHMIKGVSIPLIASSVVLGIRTFKTAPSKTIALYTGLYFLSTTLIAVVIGLTLIWVLRSGFKYPDPEDQNFFSIDTFLVLYRNIFPDSMMRSFVKHYRLDKKEYSVAGVATNAGITENKTGINYDGTYQYGVDILGLLFISFMSGLAFNEMEESRVIVRLICTISQITDDFFHLIRSYLPVGVLFMSIYQVTNINDFDIGLHLVKFVGMVLAGLFLHGAIVLPLIYLVLAQSNPFTVIRGVLPALRTALLLSSSAATMPVTLHCCKNNNIHNKVTRFMLPIGTNINMNGTALYQAAAAVFIALVHNIYLDFNLLFSIGVAAAAFSFISKGVPACGALTSLFILNATDLPLSGAWILVTVEWILDHPATLVNVLGDCIGIALVQELSTDELIAASLHQRRAKAQDWQAAVEEYEEVQTHWNAYTSAS from the exons ATGGGGGAGCATCCCTCAGCGAAATCCTTCGGGATATGGGATGGAATTGTGAGCTACATGGTCAGTAACCTGTTGGTGTTCACCTGTTTGGGGTCTGTTGCACTGG GGGTAATCATTGGCGTGCTTGTGAAGACCTTTGATGAACTCCAACAAGTGGAAGAGCTGTACTTGATGTTTCCAATAGATATACTGTCTCACATGATTAAGGGGGTGTCCATCCCCCTAATTGCAAGCAGTGTGGTGTTGG GAATTCGCACTTTCAAGACCGCGCCCTCCAAGACAATTGCCTTGTATACAGGACTTTATTTCCTCTCAACAACTCTGATCGCTGTGGTCATCG GACTGACTCTGATATGGGTGCTGCGGTCAGGATTCAAATACCCCGATCCGGAAGACCAGAACTTCTTCTCGATCGATACCTTCCTGGTTTTGTACAG GAACATCTTTCCAGACAGTATGATGCGGTCCTTTGTCAAACAC TACCGTCTGGACAAGAAGGAATATTCCGTTGCTGGAGTCGCCACAAACGCTGGCATCACCGAG AACAAGACTGGCATAAATTATGACGGTACCTACCAATACGGAGTGGACATTCTCGGCCTcttgttcatttcttttatgTCTGGACTGGCGTTTAACGAAATGGAAGAGTCGCGGGTCATAGTGCGGCTGATTTGCACCATCAGTCAGATAACTGACGATTTCTTCCACTTGATTCGCAG TTACCTACCAGTGGGAGTCCTGTTCATGTCAATATATCAGGTTACCAACATTAATGACTTTGATATAGGCCTTCATCTGGTGAAATTTGTTGGCATGGTTCTTGCTGG GCTCTTCTTGCACGGAGCCATTGTCCTGCCTCTGATCTATCTTGTGCTTGCGCAAAGTAATCCCTTCACTGTCATCCGTGGGGTCTTACCTGCGCTGCGGACTGCATTActcctctcctccag TGCTGCTACAATGCCGGTCACTTTACACTGCTGCAAGAACAACAACATTCACAACAAAGTCACCCGTTTTATGCTGCCCATCGGGACCAATATAAACATGAACGGGACAGCTCTGTATCAGGCTGCGGCTGCAGTCTTCATCGCCCTAGTGCACAACATCTATCTGGACTTCAACCTATTGTTCAGTATTGG GGTCGCGGCAGCAGCGTTCAGCTTTATAAGCAAAGGGGTCCCGGCGTGCGGAGCCTTAACGTCCCTCTTCATCCTGAACGCCACAGATCTGCCTCTGAGTGGCGCCTGGATCCTGGTGACGGTAGAGTGGATTCT AGATCACCCCGCCACTCTTGTTAACGTCTTGGGAGACTGCATCGGCATCGCTCTTGTCCAAGAACTGTCCACAGACGAACTGATCGCTGCGAGCCTTCACCAGAGAAGAGCAAA GGCTCAAGACTGGCAAGCTGCTGTGGAAGAGTATGAAGAAGTGCAAACTCACTGGAACGCCTACACATCCGCCTCGTGA